The Gracilibacillus caseinilyticus genome segment AGCATCAGCAAGAGTTGCTGGTAAATCCTGAACGCCATTAGCTTCACGCTCTTCTTTATCCATTACATAGATATTGCGGTCCACTGCTTTAGGTGCTTCTAATTGATTTTCGATACCATCTAAACCAGAAGCTAATAAAACAGAAAGTGCTAAGTATGGATTCGCAGATGGGTCTACACTACGTACCTCAACACGAGTACTCAAGCCACGAGAAGCTGGCACACGAATTAATGGACTACGGTTAGAACCAGACCATGCCACATAACAAGGTGCTTCATATCCTGGCACTAAACGTTTGTAAGAGTTTACTGTAGGGTTTGTTACAGCAGTGAAAGAAAGCGCGTGTTTAATGATACCAGCGATGAACTGATACGCCGTTTCACTTAGTTGTAATGGGCCATTTTCATCTAAGAAAGTATTTGTTTTCCCTTTAAATAATGACATATTACAGTGCATACCAGAACCGTTCACACCAAATAATGGTTTAGGCATGAAGGTAGCATGTAAACCGTGTTTACGTGCAATAGTTTTTACTACAAGTTTAAATGTTTGAATATCATCTGCATGCTTTACTGCACCAGAATATTTAAAGTCAATTTCATGCTGACCAGGTGCCACTTCGTGGTGAGATGCTTCAATTTCAAAGCCCATCTCTTCTAGCTCTAATACGATATCACGACGGCAGTTTTCGCCAAGGTCAGTTGGCGCAAGGTCAAAGTATCCACCTTTATCGTTTAATTCTAATGTTGGCTCTCCTTGTTCATCTAGTTTAAATAAGAAGAATTCTGGTTCTGTACCAATATTAAACGCAGTAAAACCTAAATCTTCTGCTCTTTTTAGGTTTCTTTTCAAGTTATAGCGTGGGCATCCTTCAAAAGGTGTACCATCTGTATTATAAATATCACAGATAAAACGTGCTACTTTTCCTTTTTCAGAAGTCCATGGGAACACAACGAATGTATCAATATCTGGATGAAGTTTCATATCAGATTCTTCGATACGTACGAAACCTTCGATGGATGAACCATCAAATACCATTTGGTTATCTAACGCTTTATCCAATTGGCTTAATGGAATCTCAACGTTTTTGATTGTCCCTAGTAAATCTGTGAATTGTAGACGGATAAATTTTACATTTTCCTCTTTGATTCTTTGCTTTACTTCTTCTTTAGTTAATCCCATTGCTATTTCTCTCTCCTTTTTATTTTAATGGAAGAATCGTGATAATTCTCCCTGTCTTAACGAGGTTTTACCAAGTCTTCCAGCATCCATCAACTCTTTATGTAGGAGTTTCCGTAATTCTTTTTCAGATATTTCGGAGTTCCTTTCCTCTGGTATGCTTTCATCAGTTATTGGCATCTTTTTCATTTCCAACACTTGCTTAATACCCGCCAGATTCAGGCCCTTTTCGATCAATTCCTTAATTTCTAACAAACGATCAACATCATTAAATGAAAAAAGTCGTTGATTCCCCTCTGTTCTGGACGGATGTATTAACTGATGCTGTTCATAATAACGAATTTGTCTCGCGGATAAATCAGTTAGAGATTTGACAATGCCGATAGAAAACAAGGGCATAGAACGTCTATCTATTTCGCTCATTATCTTCACCCCTTTCTTGCGTTTTCTATAATTCTATTATACATCATGCACATTTGGTGTCAAGCAATGTTAAGTAAGTTGACATAAAGAATTTTTATATTAATCTTCAACTCCCAATGCTTTGACTGCCTTGCTTACCGCGATTTTTACATGATTATACGTTAACCCACCCTGAACAAATGCTGTATATGGTTCCCGTATAGGACCATCTGCTGTCAACTCCAGGCTAGCACCCTGAATAAATGTACCCGCAGCCATTATAACCTTATCATCGTATCCCGGCATCGGTGCTGGATATGGTACAACATGAGAATTGACAGGTGATTGCCTCTGAATTTCCTGACAAAATGCTACCATTTGATCCGCAGTATGAAAGGTTACGGATTGGATCAAATCTGTACGCAACTCATCATAGCTAGGCGTAGTCATATAGCCTAATTCGTTTAAATAACAAGAAGTAAAGACAGCCCCTCGCAATGCTTCACTAACTGTATGTGGTGCTAAGAATAAACCTTGATACATTTCCTGTAACATACCAATGCTTGCTCCCACTTCTTTTCCGATCCCTGGTGCTGTCAGCCGATGTGCTGCCATTTCGACGTATTTGTTTTTACCAACGATGTATCCACCCATTCTGGCAATTCCGCCACCCGGATTTTTAATCAAAGAACCCGCAATAAGGTCTGCGCCAATTTCCGTTGGTTCTTTTGATTCTACAAACTCACCATAACAGTTATCCACGAAGATTATGATATCTTCTTTTACTTCTCTTACTTGTTTAATGACTTCCTCCATCTCATTCATCGTCATCGATGGTCTGTCATCATACCCCTTTGAACGTTGCAATGCGACAACCTTCGTCCGATCTGAAATCTCTTCACGAACAAGTTCCATATTGACACGTCCATCTTTCAAGTCCACATACTGATAATGGATGTTGAAATCTGTCAATGATCCCGGTACGTACTGGCTGTGACCTATTACTTTTTGTAATGTATCATAAGGTCTTCCTGTGATATAAAGCAATTGATCTCCCGGTCGCAATACTCCAAAAAGCGCTGTACTGATCGCGTGAGTACCTGAGGTGATCTGCGGTCTGACCAGCCCCGCTTCAGCCTTAAACACAGTAGCATATACATCTTCCAATTTATCTCTTCCAAAATCATCATAGCCATATCCTGTGGTTGGGTTAAAATCACTATCACTGACCTGATGCGCTTGAAAAGCAGCTAACACTTTGGCTTGATTATAATTCTCCCGCTCTTCTATCTTTTCCAATACGGGGTTAATTTTATTCTCGACTTCCCTGATTAATGTATCGTTCATTCTTGCTGAAACTCCTTTATTTCTCTCATAATTGGATGTTGTGGATCAACGTAGCCATTCACATAATATCCTTCTTTTGATTCGTGGTATTCTTCTTTGTCCAAAATAGTATGTTGACGAATTTTTGCTAATTTTCTTGCATTCTCTTCTGGAATAAAACCTCGATAATGCTGCCATTGTTCTTTCATTAATCTTTCTGTTTCTTGTTTCACGGTATGAATGCTGTTATCTTCCAATGCACTAATCAATACGTATGGATAAGAAGATGGTACAAAATGTTCCTCATCTATTAAGTCTTTTTTATTGTAAATAGTCAGTACTGGTATATCATCTGCTTCGAGTTCTTGAAGTAAATGATATACAGTTCGTTCTTGTTTATCACGATTAGAAGCTGCAGCATCAATTACATGCAAAATGAGATCTGCTTCACGTACTTCTTCCAAGGTAGACCGGAATGCAGCAATTAATGCTGTTGGTAAATCTTGAATAAAACCCACCGTATCAGTTAACAGCACCTCAAAGTGGGATGGCAGCTTCATTTTCCTTGATAATGGATCTAAAGTTGCAAATAACTGGTCTTCCTGAAATGAATCACTTTTGGATAAATTATTAAATAATGTTGATTTTCCCGCGTTGGTATACCCAACAACAGCTACTTGAAACAACTGTTGTCTTCGACGGTTTTCACGGTATTGTTCCCGCTGATTAACTACTTGCTTTAACCGGCGTTTTATATCATCCATTCTGTTTCTAATATGCCGACGGTCCGTTTCTAACTTCGTTTCCCCTGGACCTCTTGTTCCAATACCACCACCAAGTCTAGATAACGCCGCACCTTGACCATGTAACCTGGGTAGCACATATGTATATTGTGCAAGTTCTACTTGCAGTTTCCCTTCTTTCGTGCGAGCTCTCGCGGCAAAAATGTCAAGAATTAGCTGACTGCGGTCGATGACACGTATGTCTAACTCTTCTTGCAGACTTCTTGCTTGTCCACCTGATAATTCTTCATTTGCAATCACAAGTTCTATTTCTTTTTCTACAATAATTGCTTTCATCACTTCTAATTTTCCTTCCCCAACATAATATCTCCGATGAGGGGATGGACGTTTTTGAACAATCTTATCAATTACCACTCCCTGAGCTGTTTTCACTAGTGCTTCAAGTTCTTGCAAAGAATCATAAAATTGTTCTTCTCTATCTTGTTGATGCATGATTGCCATCAATAACACTTTCTCGATGTCGATCACCTACTGTTTTTCTATTTAGTATTTCTCCAATGGACAGATTGATGCATTAAAAACTGAACATAATCCCTCTGTCCTCTATCCTCGATAAACCAGATTATGTGAACTAGCATTGGAATCATGCTGAAATATGTTGTTAGTAGTATGATACCGCTCCTGCCAACCACTTCACGTCCTGTGCTAATGTATAGGCACTCCAACGGATATAAGAGATAGCATATAGGTTGGTATCTGTAAGTGCCCAGACATGTTACTACTTTACTGCATACCAATCATCATGCAAAGCACAAAATTCACAAAATAATATTATGGAATTATAGCTTTACTTTACATAATCAATATTAAGAAGCTTTACTATTTTAAATTATTGCCACATGCATTTGTACAACTAATGTTAATAATAGTAATTGCATGCTTTACTTACTCATAAAAAAGGCGCTACCTTCAAAATAGCGCCATCATTTTTTCTTTATTCCTTATCTAGATTCACATTTTTGGATGGTGCAAAAGTAGAAATCGCATGCTTGAAGATAAGCTGTTGTTTACCTTCTGTTTCAAGCAGTACGGTAAAATTATCAAACGCCTTAACTACTCCGCGTAACTGGAATCCGTTAGTTAGAAACACGGTAACAGGCAAACGTTCTTTTCTTAATTGATTTAAATACTGATCCTGGATATTGACAGATTGTGACATGGTCGTACCTCCTCTAATTTCTCTATAGTTTAATATTCTATCTTTTTGCAAAGAATCCTTCTAAATCTGATAAAATATTTTGAAAAACCTTATGTTTGGTTTCAGGTGTGATGGAATACCAGTCAACTGGCATCTTATTTTTGAACCAGGTAAACTGTCTCTTTGCAAACCTTCGCGAATTTCTCTTTAATAGTTCTGTTGCTTCCTCTAACGTCTGTTCACCTTTTAAGTAAGGAATAATTTCTTTGTAGCCTATTCCCCTCATGGATTGGCAGTCTTCCAATCCAGCTTGATACAAACGTTCAACCTCTGCTAGCAAGCCTTGGTCAATCATCATATCTACACGCTGATTAATGCGCTGGTATAATAATTGCCGGTCCATTTCTAACCCAATAATGCGAAAATCATACACCGACTCCTGTTGCTGGCTGCTTTGATATGCTGTCATTGTCAGTCCGGTTCGATCATACACTTCCAGTGCTCTGATTAATCTTCGTTTATTATTAGGATGGATTTTTCGGGCTTGTTCAGGATCTACCCGTTCTAAGCGTTTATACACGTTGTCGATGCCGTCACGTTCAATTTCTTCTTGAATAAGCTTCTGAAAATCCTCTGATCGTCGGTTATCCGAAAATAGATAACCATATATGACGGATTGAATATAAAGACCCGTCCCACCAGCGATAATTGGTAGCTTAGCCTGGTTAGAGAGGGTTTGAATGGATTGATCAACAGCTTGTTGGAAATCAGCGACAGAAAAAGATTGATCGGGTTCAACAATATCGATCATGTGATGTGGAACACCTTCTTTTTCTGTCTCCGTAACCTTGGCAGTGCCAATGTCGAGTCCGCGATAGATCTGCATCGAGTCACCGCTGATGACTTCACCACCAAATCTTTTAGCTACTTGGATGGAGAGGGCTGTTTTTCCTACCGCTGTAGGTCCGACTATAACAATTAATTTCTGTTTCAACTAAATCACTTCCTGATGCTAGCAATGCTTTCTTACAGTATACATTAGTTCTTTTGATACTTCATCTATTACATAATTCGTTTGAACATTTTTTCCATCTCGTAAGTAGTATATTGAATAATTATTGGTCTGCCATGTGGACAAGTAAATGGCTCTTCGCACGTTCTTAATTGATCAAGTAAATGCTGCATATCTTCTAAATTCAAGTAATGATTTGCCTTAATTGATCGTTTGCATGACATTAATATCGCTGCCTCTTCCCTCAATTTGTGCAAATCAACACGTTTATCCTGTATTAATTGTTCAACCATATCACGTATGATGGATTCCTCTTCATCACGTGGAAACCAATTGGGATGAGACCTTACGATATAGGCATTTTGGCCAAACGGTTCAAAAAATAAACCAACATTTTGAAGTTCTTCTTGATATTGCTCGATAAACAGAATTTCCTGCTGTGTAAATTCAAAAGTTAATGGCACTAACAAATCTTGCACATGACTTTCCACGTTCCCAATTTTATCACGGAAATATTCATATTTGATCCGTTCTTGTGCAGCATGCTGATCAATAATAAACAGAGCATTTTCATTTTGGGCTAAGATATAGGTGCCATGATGCTGTCCAATAGGATACATGACTGGAACCCGTGGCTGATCCTCTTCCTCTTGGATCTCATCCTGTAAGTCCACGCCAGTCTCCTCTTCTGCTAGTAACGATGATTCAACTTCCTCTCCCACCGGTGATGAACCAATTGAGTCATGAATTGGCGTTGATTCACGAACGACTTCCTCCAAAGCTTGCACATTCTGCTCTCGTTCTGATGAAGAGTGAGCTGGCAGCCTATCTTGTTGTGTTACAGAATGTTGTACGTCAAATGAAAATTGAGGCTGTTCTGTCTTTTCTTTATTAATTGTTTTTGTCTGACCTGATGGAATTAATCGTTGCTGATGAAGAGCATCTTTAATCATTTGCTCAACTGCTTGAAATAATTCTTTTTCCTTACTAAATCGAACCTCTAATTTTGTCGGATGCACATTGACATCAATTAGGTATGGATCCATTGTAATTGCTAAGATCACAACTGGCTGCCGACCAATCGGAAGAAAGGTATGAAAACCATTCGTAATCGCTTTTGCCAGACCAATGCTTCTAATATAACGCCCGTTTACAATAGTAGAGATATAGTTTCTGCCTGCCCGGTTCACTTCGGGCTTCGCAATAAAACCTTTTATCTGATAATCCAATGTATTAATTTCTACTGGAATCATCTGCTTCGCGACTGCCATTCCATAGACAGAAGCAGCAATTTGACGGATATCTCCTTTTCCAGTTGTTTGAAAAATCTGTTTGCCATTATGTGTTAATTCAAATCGAATATGCGGATGTGAAAATGCCATTCGATTCATAATATCAGTAATATGACCTAATTCCGTGTGCACCGTCTTTAAATATTTTAATCTTGCCGGCGTATTAAAGAAGATGTCCTGTACCGTGATCTCCGTTCCTTGCCGTGCATCACTGCGTCCATCTTCTTTAACATGTCCACCTTCTAGTACCATTTTTGTACCTGCTTCTTCACCTGTAGAAGTCTTAATTATAAGGCGACTAACTGCAGCAATACTTGCAAGTGCTTCACCACGAAACCCTAGTGTGTGGACGTGAAACAGATCCGTTTCATTCTTTATTTTACTTGTTGCGTGACGTAAGAATGCTTTCTTACACTGGTCATGCGGAATGCCTGATCCATTATCAGACACTTTTATTTCTTGCAGACCCGCTTCTGCAATGTCTACTTTAATCCACGAACTATTAGCATCAACGCTGTTTTCGACTAACTCTTTGACAACAGAGGCCGGACGTTCCACTACTTCTCCTGCTGCAATTTGGTTAGCTAGATGATCCGGCAATTGGTTGATTTGCATTTAGTTTCGCCCCTTTAATTCTTCTACTTTCCTCTGAAGTTGATAAAGTTGATTCATCGCATCCATTGGTGTCATTTCCAATAGATTTATTTTGTTCAAACGTTGAATTATCTCATTGTCTTTTTTCGATGGCTGTTGTTTGACTGGTTCTTCTGTCGCAAAAAACGCCATTTGTTCCATCGAATAATCACTGGATTTCTTTTCTGGAACTGAGTGCACAGATTGTTCAGAACCCTCTAACTGAGACAGTATTGTGTTCGCTCGATGAATTAACGAATCTGGTAACCCTGCTAGTTGAGCAACATGTATACCATAACTTTCATCCGCCGCTCCTTCATGAATCTGATGAAGGAAGACCACTTTTCCTTCGATTTCTTCTGCACGAACATGGATGTTTTTCAATGCACTTAGACTCTCCTCAAGACTTGTTAGCTCATGATAGTGAGTGGAGAACAACGTTTTGGCATGAATATGATCATGAATATATTCAATAATGGATTGGGCAAGCGCCATTCCGTCGTACGTGCTCGTGCCTCTTCCGATTTCATCCAGTAAAATTAAACTATTTTCAGTCGCATGCTGAATCGCATGATTGGCCTCAAGCATTTCGACCATAAACGTACTTTGACCAGATACGAGATCATCCGCAGCACCTATCCTGGTGAAAATCTGATCTACAATTGCCAATTCCGCCTGAGTTGCCGGTACGTAACAACCGACTTGGGCCATGATTACTGTCAAAGCTAATTGTCGCATATACGTACTCTTACCAGACATGTTTGGTCCTGTAATGAGTAACAAATGCTTATCATCAGCAAGATCAATAGAATTAGGAACAAACTGCTCACCCTTCATCACTTTTTCGATGACAGGATGTCGACTTTCTTCAAGACGAATGCGACGCACATCTGAAAATGTTGGTCTTACAAAATTATTTTCCTCACTAACCGTGGCAAAGCTTTGCAGCACATCTACCTCACTAATGAGATCAGCCAGACGCTGCAATGCTGGAATATATTGTTTTACCTTTTCTCTGATTTCAAGGAATAATTGATATTCTAATGCTACACTTTGTTCCTCTGCTTCTAGAATCAGTGTTTCTTTTTCTTTCAATTCCTCTGTAATGAACCTCTCTGCATTCGTTAACGTTTGTTTCCGCTGGTAACGCCCTTCCGGAATCATCGGCAAATTTGGACGTGTTACTTCAATGTAATAACCAAATACTTTATTAAAGCCAATCTTCAACGATTTAATTGACGTTTCTTGTTTTTCTTTCTGCTCCAATTCTGCTATCCAGTGCTTACCATTCCTTGAAGCATTACGGTATTGGTCCAATTCGTTATGATAGCCATCTTTCAAAATATTGCCGTCTGTAATCGAAATCGGTGCATCTTCTGAAATACTTGTCTCCAATAATTGGTACAGATCTGGTAATGGATCGAGATTACGAGCTAAATCATGGAGTGCGTGATCATCAAATTGCTGCAACTGTTCTTTGATCATCGGGACCTTAGATAATGAACGTTTTAATTGGATTAAATCTCTTGCATTAACGTTACCGAATGAAACTCGACCTGACAATCGTTCCAAGTCATAGATGGATTGCAGCGCCTCTCTGATTTCTTCGCGCTCAAAAAACTGCTGATAAAAACCAGTAACCAGATCTAAACGATGTTCGATTAAGGACTTGGTTAGTAATGGACGTTCGAGCCATTTTTTTAATTTTCTTGCGCCCATCGCCGTCACAGTTCGATCAATTACCCATAGCAAGCTGCCAAATTTCTCTTTTCGCATCAATGAATTTGTAATCTCTAAATTGCGCTGGGAATACATATCCAATGTCATATACTCGGCTAATTCGATTACTTGTGCTTTCTTTAAATGGTCGATGGCTCGTTTTTGTGTGTGAAACAAATATTGATATAGCAAAAGACATGTATTTCGTAGGTTAGTGTCTGTAATTTCTTCTATTAACACAGCCATACTGTCATCTTGAGTGGATGGTTTTGCAGTAGAGACTGGAAACTGTAGTTTATCTTTTAAATCATCAACGTATGGTTTGTTGAAATCCTCTTCCACCACTATTTCCTTAATTGGTCGGTTGACTAATTCGCTTAGCACGGCATTCCAGCCATTATGGATCGCCATGACAAATGTCTCACCCGTGGACATGTCCGTATATGCTAATGAAAAGTGACCTTCTTCTTTTTCCGTCACAATGGCAAGGTAATTGTTTTCTTCATCATCAAGCATGGCACCTTCCATTACCGTACCAGGTGTAATTAACTGTACCACTTCTCGTTTCACAACGCCTTTAGCTGATTTCGGATCTTCGACCTGTTCGCATATTGCGACTTTATAGCCTTTTTCTACTAACGATTTAATATAATTTTCTGCAGAATGAAAAGGAACACCACACATCGGTATCCTCTCTTCACCACCACCATCACGGCTTGTTAATGTTATTTCAAGTTCTTGTGCTGCCCTTTTTGCATCCTCAAAGAACATTTCATAAAAATCACCTAATCGAAAAAATAAAAAGCAGTCTTGATAATCTGCTTTGATTTTTAAATATTGCTGTATCATTGGCGTAAAACCCATTATTGTATCCCCCAACATTCTTTCATTCTCGTCATATTATAGCATAGAAAAAGATAAAGGATAAAGAAAGAGTTCAATCATTACAGTTGCTGATCTCAGCTGATAATTTACTTCGGCTGAATCATCTCCACCCGATTCCCAAACGGATCCCGAAACTCAAACCGGTCAAAACCTGAAATAGGTACCGCTTCTACAATCTTTATTTGCTCTTTTTCCAAAATTTTTTTCCAATATGGTAAATTATCTACCTGATAGGCGATATGTGCCTTTGTAGAATAACGGTCAAAATCTGATTCAGTTCCTACGTGAACATCCCGATCACCAACCTCCAGCCAGAAACCACCTCGTCCTTGTAATGCTTCAGGTTTTTCTTTTTCTGGTAATCCTAGTAACCCGCAGTAGAATTTCTTTCCTTCTTCCTCCGCATCTTTTGGTATGGTTATTTGTACATGATGTACGCCTTTGATCATTTAATCTCCTCCTACTATAAATTCTAACTTTATTTTACCAAAGGCTGTGTATTATGGTAATTATAATCTGAACAAGGTGAGTACATTTCGTGCATTTATTTTTTAGTTAAAATGTCATCATGGCAATAACCAGAAAATAAGTCCACTCTCCTTAGAACTAAAACATGGGTGCATTGTCATTCCCGACCACAGTAACATTGCTGGGTAGCTTCCGAGATCAATATTAGGGCTTTTTTTCCTTCTGATTTATTTCACACGTACACATTTCTAGGCTTTTGCATAGGATATTGTAGGTTCTATAGCCAGACATTTTTATGAAGAATGGTTGCACTATAGACGAATGTCTCGCATATGATGTAATTGAAATTAGAGGGAGGTTATAATTCGATGTCTTATTTAGACCAACAATACCGAGAAATTATAACAAAAGCGGTTATTGGCAAAGGAAGAAAGTTCAAACAGGATACAAATACAATCACACCAGCTCATCGTCCGTCAAGTATCT includes the following:
- the glnA gene encoding type I glutamate--ammonia ligase, which codes for MGLTKEEVKQRIKEENVKFIRLQFTDLLGTIKNVEIPLSQLDKALDNQMVFDGSSIEGFVRIEESDMKLHPDIDTFVVFPWTSEKGKVARFICDIYNTDGTPFEGCPRYNLKRNLKRAEDLGFTAFNIGTEPEFFLFKLDEQGEPTLELNDKGGYFDLAPTDLGENCRRDIVLELEEMGFEIEASHHEVAPGQHEIDFKYSGAVKHADDIQTFKLVVKTIARKHGLHATFMPKPLFGVNGSGMHCNMSLFKGKTNTFLDENGPLQLSETAYQFIAGIIKHALSFTAVTNPTVNSYKRLVPGYEAPCYVAWSGSNRSPLIRVPASRGLSTRVEVRSVDPSANPYLALSVLLASGLDGIENQLEAPKAVDRNIYVMDKEEREANGVQDLPATLADALDQLKTDETIIEALGEHLFEHFIESKEIEWDMFRTQVHPWEREQYIQSY
- a CDS encoding MerR family transcriptional regulator, whose translation is MSEIDRRSMPLFSIGIVKSLTDLSARQIRYYEQHQLIHPSRTEGNQRLFSFNDVDRLLEIKELIEKGLNLAGIKQVLEMKKMPITDESIPEERNSEISEKELRKLLHKELMDAGRLGKTSLRQGELSRFFH
- a CDS encoding methionine gamma-lyase family protein — encoded protein: MNDTLIREVENKINPVLEKIEERENYNQAKVLAAFQAHQVSDSDFNPTTGYGYDDFGRDKLEDVYATVFKAEAGLVRPQITSGTHAISTALFGVLRPGDQLLYITGRPYDTLQKVIGHSQYVPGSLTDFNIHYQYVDLKDGRVNMELVREEISDRTKVVALQRSKGYDDRPSMTMNEMEEVIKQVREVKEDIIIFVDNCYGEFVESKEPTEIGADLIAGSLIKNPGGGIARMGGYIVGKNKYVEMAAHRLTAPGIGKEVGASIGMLQEMYQGLFLAPHTVSEALRGAVFTSCYLNELGYMTTPSYDELRTDLIQSVTFHTADQMVAFCQEIQRQSPVNSHVVPYPAPMPGYDDKVIMAAGTFIQGASLELTADGPIREPYTAFVQGGLTYNHVKIAVSKAVKALGVED
- the hflX gene encoding GTPase HflX; the protein is MIDIEKVLLMAIMHQQDREEQFYDSLQELEALVKTAQGVVIDKIVQKRPSPHRRYYVGEGKLEVMKAIIVEKEIELVIANEELSGGQARSLQEELDIRVIDRSQLILDIFAARARTKEGKLQVELAQYTYVLPRLHGQGAALSRLGGGIGTRGPGETKLETDRRHIRNRMDDIKRRLKQVVNQREQYRENRRRQQLFQVAVVGYTNAGKSTLFNNLSKSDSFQEDQLFATLDPLSRKMKLPSHFEVLLTDTVGFIQDLPTALIAAFRSTLEEVREADLILHVIDAAASNRDKQERTVYHLLQELEADDIPVLTIYNKKDLIDEEHFVPSSYPYVLISALEDNSIHTVKQETERLMKEQWQHYRGFIPEENARKLAKIRQHTILDKEEYHESKEGYYVNGYVDPQHPIMREIKEFQQE
- the hfq gene encoding RNA chaperone Hfq; translated protein: MSQSVNIQDQYLNQLRKERLPVTVFLTNGFQLRGVVKAFDNFTVLLETEGKQQLIFKHAISTFAPSKNVNLDKE
- the miaA gene encoding tRNA (adenosine(37)-N6)-dimethylallyltransferase MiaA, with amino-acid sequence MKQKLIVIVGPTAVGKTALSIQVAKRFGGEVISGDSMQIYRGLDIGTAKVTETEKEGVPHHMIDIVEPDQSFSVADFQQAVDQSIQTLSNQAKLPIIAGGTGLYIQSVIYGYLFSDNRRSEDFQKLIQEEIERDGIDNVYKRLERVDPEQARKIHPNNKRRLIRALEVYDRTGLTMTAYQSSQQQESVYDFRIIGLEMDRQLLYQRINQRVDMMIDQGLLAEVERLYQAGLEDCQSMRGIGYKEIIPYLKGEQTLEEATELLKRNSRRFAKRQFTWFKNKMPVDWYSITPETKHKVFQNILSDLEGFFAKR
- the mutL gene encoding DNA mismatch repair endonuclease MutL; the encoded protein is MQINQLPDHLANQIAAGEVVERPASVVKELVENSVDANSSWIKVDIAEAGLQEIKVSDNGSGIPHDQCKKAFLRHATSKIKNETDLFHVHTLGFRGEALASIAAVSRLIIKTSTGEEAGTKMVLEGGHVKEDGRSDARQGTEITVQDIFFNTPARLKYLKTVHTELGHITDIMNRMAFSHPHIRFELTHNGKQIFQTTGKGDIRQIAASVYGMAVAKQMIPVEINTLDYQIKGFIAKPEVNRAGRNYISTIVNGRYIRSIGLAKAITNGFHTFLPIGRQPVVILAITMDPYLIDVNVHPTKLEVRFSKEKELFQAVEQMIKDALHQQRLIPSGQTKTINKEKTEQPQFSFDVQHSVTQQDRLPAHSSSEREQNVQALEEVVRESTPIHDSIGSSPVGEEVESSLLAEEETGVDLQDEIQEEEDQPRVPVMYPIGQHHGTYILAQNENALFIIDQHAAQERIKYEYFRDKIGNVESHVQDLLVPLTFEFTQQEILFIEQYQEELQNVGLFFEPFGQNAYIVRSHPNWFPRDEEESIIRDMVEQLIQDKRVDLHKLREEAAILMSCKRSIKANHYLNLEDMQHLLDQLRTCEEPFTCPHGRPIIIQYTTYEMEKMFKRIM
- the mutS gene encoding DNA mismatch repair protein MutS, coding for MGFTPMIQQYLKIKADYQDCFLFFRLGDFYEMFFEDAKRAAQELEITLTSRDGGGEERIPMCGVPFHSAENYIKSLVEKGYKVAICEQVEDPKSAKGVVKREVVQLITPGTVMEGAMLDDEENNYLAIVTEKEEGHFSLAYTDMSTGETFVMAIHNGWNAVLSELVNRPIKEIVVEEDFNKPYVDDLKDKLQFPVSTAKPSTQDDSMAVLIEEITDTNLRNTCLLLYQYLFHTQKRAIDHLKKAQVIELAEYMTLDMYSQRNLEITNSLMRKEKFGSLLWVIDRTVTAMGARKLKKWLERPLLTKSLIEHRLDLVTGFYQQFFEREEIREALQSIYDLERLSGRVSFGNVNARDLIQLKRSLSKVPMIKEQLQQFDDHALHDLARNLDPLPDLYQLLETSISEDAPISITDGNILKDGYHNELDQYRNASRNGKHWIAELEQKEKQETSIKSLKIGFNKVFGYYIEVTRPNLPMIPEGRYQRKQTLTNAERFITEELKEKETLILEAEEQSVALEYQLFLEIREKVKQYIPALQRLADLISEVDVLQSFATVSEENNFVRPTFSDVRRIRLEESRHPVIEKVMKGEQFVPNSIDLADDKHLLLITGPNMSGKSTYMRQLALTVIMAQVGCYVPATQAELAIVDQIFTRIGAADDLVSGQSTFMVEMLEANHAIQHATENSLILLDEIGRGTSTYDGMALAQSIIEYIHDHIHAKTLFSTHYHELTSLEESLSALKNIHVRAEEIEGKVVFLHQIHEGAADESYGIHVAQLAGLPDSLIHRANTILSQLEGSEQSVHSVPEKKSSDYSMEQMAFFATEEPVKQQPSKKDNEIIQRLNKINLLEMTPMDAMNQLYQLQRKVEELKGRN
- a CDS encoding VOC family protein — its product is MIKGVHHVQITIPKDAEEEGKKFYCGLLGLPEKEKPEALQGRGGFWLEVGDRDVHVGTESDFDRYSTKAHIAYQVDNLPYWKKILEKEQIKIVEAVPISGFDRFEFRDPFGNRVEMIQPK